Proteins encoded in a region of the Streptomyces violaceoruber genome:
- a CDS encoding TerD family protein: MGVTLAKGGNVSLSKAAPNLTQVLVGLGWDARSTTGAPFDLDASALVCSSGRVLGDEWFVFYNQLKSPDGSIEHTGDNLTGEGDGDDESLLVDLSKVPAHCDKIVFPVSIHMADERGQTFGQVSNAFIRVVNQADGQELARYDLSEDASTETAMIFGELYRYQGEWKFRAVGQGYASGLRGIALDFGVNVS; the protein is encoded by the coding sequence ATGGGCGTCACGCTTGCCAAGGGCGGCAACGTCTCCCTGTCCAAGGCCGCACCGAACCTCACGCAGGTACTGGTCGGGCTCGGCTGGGACGCGCGTTCCACCACCGGAGCACCCTTCGACCTCGACGCCAGTGCACTCGTGTGCAGCAGCGGCCGGGTGCTCGGCGACGAGTGGTTCGTCTTCTACAACCAGCTCAAGAGCCCGGACGGCTCGATCGAGCACACCGGCGACAACCTCACGGGCGAGGGCGACGGCGACGACGAGTCGCTGCTGGTCGACCTCTCCAAGGTGCCGGCCCACTGCGACAAGATCGTCTTCCCGGTCTCGATCCACATGGCCGACGAGCGCGGACAGACCTTCGGCCAGGTCAGCAACGCTTTCATCCGGGTCGTCAACCAGGCCGACGGCCAGGAGCTGGCCCGCTACGACCTCAGTGAGGACGCCTCCACGGAGACCGCGATGATCTTCGGCGAGCTCTACCGCTACCAGGGCGAGTGGAAGTTCCGTGCAGTGGGGCAGGGGTACGCGTCTGGGCTTCGCGGCATCGCTCTAGACTTCGGAGTCAACGTTTCGTAA
- a CDS encoding peroxiredoxin has product MAIQVGDKAPDFELKDNHGATVRLSEFRGRKNVVLLFYPFAFTGVCTGELCEVRDNLPQFSDRDTEVLAVSNDSIHTLRVFAEQEGLEYPLLSDFWPHGNVSRAYGVFDEDKGCAVRGTFVIDQEGVVRWTVVNALPDARDLAEYVKALDAL; this is encoded by the coding sequence ATGGCGATCCAGGTCGGCGACAAGGCCCCCGACTTCGAACTCAAGGACAACCACGGAGCGACCGTCCGGCTGTCCGAGTTCCGCGGCCGGAAGAACGTCGTGCTGCTCTTCTACCCCTTCGCCTTCACCGGTGTGTGCACCGGCGAGCTGTGCGAGGTGCGCGACAACCTGCCGCAGTTCTCCGACCGCGACACCGAGGTGCTCGCCGTCTCCAACGACTCCATCCACACCCTGCGCGTCTTCGCCGAGCAGGAGGGCCTGGAGTACCCGCTGCTGTCCGACTTCTGGCCGCACGGCAACGTCTCGCGCGCCTACGGCGTCTTCGACGAGGACAAGGGTTGCGCCGTCCGCGGCACCTTCGTGATCGACCAGGAGGGCGTCGTGCGCTGGACCGTGGTCAACGCTCTGCCGGACGCCCGTGACCTGGCCGAGTACGTGAAGGCGCTCGACGCCCTGTGA
- the aceE gene encoding pyruvate dehydrogenase (acetyl-transferring), homodimeric type — MASASDRSDRSPIIIGGLPSQVPDFDPEETQEWLDSLDAAVDERGRERARYLMLRLIERAREKRVAVPEMRSTDYVNTIPTKSEPFFPGNEEIERKILNATRWNAAVMVSRAQRPGIGVGGHIATFASSASLYDVGFNHFFRGKDEGDGGDQVFFQGHASPGIYARAYLLDRLSEQHLDGFRQEKSKAPYMLSSYPHPRSMPDFWEFPTVSMGLGPIGAIFQARMNRYMHARGIADTSKSHVWAFLGDGEMDEPESLGQLSIAAREGLDNLTFVVNCNLQRLDGPVRGNGKIIQELESVFRGAGWNVIKLVWDRTWDPLLAQDRDGVLVNRMNTTPDGQFQTYATESGAYIRDHFFGDDHRLRAMVENMTDDQILHLGRGGHDHRKIYAAYKAALEHKGQPTVILAKTIKGWTLGPNFEGRNATHQMKKLTVDDLKRFRDRLHLPISDKELESGPPPYYHPGRDTEEMQYMHDRRLGCGGYVPTRVVRSKPLALPDDKTYATVKKGSGQQSIATTMAFVRLLKDLMRDKEIGRRFVLIAPDEYRTFGMDSFFPSAKIYNPLGQQYESVDRDLLLAYKEAPNGQMLHDGISEAGCTASLIAAGSAYATHGEPLIPVYVFYSMFGFQRTGDQFWQMGDQLARGFVLGATAGRTTLTGEGLQHADGHSQLLASTNPACVAYDPAFGFEIAHIVKDGLRRMYGGDEQHPHGEDVFYYLTVYNEPIRHPAEPENVDVEGILKGVYRFSEGTGGSIPAQIMASGVAVPWAVEAQRILAEEWNVRADVWSATSWNELRREAVACEEHNLLHPEEEQRVPWVTRKLAGAQGPFVAVSDWMRSVPDQIARWVPGTYQSLGADGFGFADTRGAARRFFHIDAQSIVVGVLSELAREGKVDRSVLKQAIDRYRLLDVTAADPGAAGGDA, encoded by the coding sequence GTGGCTTCCGCATCCGATCGCAGTGATCGCAGTCCGATCATCATTGGCGGCCTTCCCAGTCAGGTTCCTGACTTCGACCCCGAGGAAACCCAGGAGTGGCTCGACTCGCTCGACGCCGCCGTCGACGAGCGCGGCCGGGAACGGGCCCGCTACCTGATGCTGCGGCTGATCGAGCGGGCCCGCGAGAAGCGCGTGGCCGTGCCCGAGATGCGCAGCACGGACTACGTCAACACCATCCCGACCAAGAGCGAGCCGTTCTTCCCCGGCAACGAGGAGATCGAACGCAAGATCCTCAACGCCACCCGCTGGAACGCGGCGGTGATGGTCTCGCGCGCGCAGCGGCCCGGGATCGGCGTCGGCGGCCACATCGCGACCTTCGCCTCCTCCGCATCCCTGTACGACGTGGGCTTCAACCACTTCTTCCGGGGCAAGGACGAGGGCGACGGCGGAGACCAGGTCTTCTTCCAGGGGCACGCCTCCCCCGGCATCTACGCGCGCGCGTACCTGCTGGACCGGCTGAGCGAGCAGCACCTGGACGGCTTCCGCCAGGAGAAGTCCAAGGCGCCGTACATGCTGTCGTCGTACCCGCATCCGCGGTCGATGCCGGACTTCTGGGAGTTCCCGACGGTCTCCATGGGCCTCGGTCCGATCGGCGCGATCTTCCAGGCGCGGATGAACCGCTACATGCACGCGCGCGGGATCGCGGACACCTCGAAGTCGCACGTGTGGGCCTTCCTCGGCGACGGCGAGATGGACGAGCCGGAGTCGCTGGGCCAGTTGTCCATCGCCGCCCGGGAGGGCCTGGACAACCTGACCTTCGTGGTCAACTGCAACCTCCAGCGCCTGGACGGCCCGGTACGCGGCAACGGCAAGATCATCCAGGAGCTGGAGTCGGTCTTCCGGGGCGCCGGCTGGAACGTGATCAAGCTGGTCTGGGACCGGACCTGGGACCCGCTGCTGGCCCAGGACCGCGACGGCGTGCTGGTCAACCGCATGAACACGACGCCGGACGGCCAGTTCCAGACGTACGCCACCGAGTCCGGCGCCTACATCCGCGACCACTTCTTCGGCGACGACCACCGGCTGCGCGCGATGGTCGAGAACATGACCGACGACCAGATCCTGCACCTGGGCCGCGGCGGTCACGACCACCGCAAGATCTACGCGGCGTACAAGGCGGCGCTGGAGCACAAGGGCCAGCCGACGGTCATCCTGGCCAAGACGATCAAGGGCTGGACGCTGGGCCCGAACTTCGAGGGCCGCAACGCCACGCACCAGATGAAGAAGCTGACGGTCGACGACCTGAAGCGCTTCCGCGACCGGCTGCACCTGCCGATCTCCGACAAGGAGCTGGAGTCCGGCCCGCCGCCGTACTACCACCCGGGCCGGGACACGGAGGAGATGCAGTACATGCACGACCGGCGCCTGGGCTGCGGCGGATACGTGCCGACCCGGGTCGTGCGGTCGAAGCCGCTCGCGCTGCCGGACGACAAGACGTACGCGACCGTGAAGAAGGGGTCGGGCCAGCAGTCCATCGCGACGACGATGGCCTTTGTGCGCCTGTTGAAAGACCTCATGCGGGACAAGGAGATCGGCAGGCGGTTCGTGCTGATCGCGCCGGACGAGTACCGCACGTTCGGCATGGACTCGTTCTTCCCGAGCGCGAAGATCTACAACCCGCTCGGCCAGCAGTACGAGTCGGTGGACCGCGATCTGCTGCTCGCCTACAAGGAGGCGCCGAACGGGCAGATGCTGCACGACGGCATCTCGGAGGCGGGCTGCACGGCCTCGCTGATCGCGGCGGGCTCGGCCTACGCCACGCACGGCGAGCCGCTCATCCCGGTGTACGTCTTCTACTCGATGTTCGGATTCCAGCGCACCGGTGACCAGTTCTGGCAGATGGGTGACCAGCTGGCGCGTGGTTTCGTGCTGGGCGCGACCGCCGGCCGTACGACGCTGACCGGTGAGGGCCTCCAGCACGCGGACGGACACTCGCAGTTGCTGGCCTCGACCAACCCGGCGTGCGTGGCGTACGACCCCGCCTTCGGGTTCGAGATCGCGCACATCGTCAAGGACGGGCTGCGCCGGATGTACGGCGGCGACGAACAGCACCCGCACGGCGAGGACGTCTTCTACTACCTCACCGTCTACAACGAGCCCATCCGGCACCCGGCCGAGCCCGAGAACGTGGACGTCGAGGGCATCCTCAAGGGCGTCTACCGCTTCAGCGAGGGCACCGGCGGCTCGATCCCGGCACAGATCATGGCGTCCGGCGTAGCGGTGCCGTGGGCCGTGGAGGCGCAGCGGATCCTCGCCGAGGAGTGGAACGTGCGCGCCGACGTCTGGTCGGCGACCTCCTGGAACGAGCTGCGGCGCGAGGCCGTGGCCTGCGAGGAGCACAACCTGCTGCATCCTGAGGAGGAGCAGCGGGTGCCCTGGGTCACGCGGAAGCTGGCGGGGGCTCAGGGGCCGTTCGTGGCGGTGTCCGACTGGATGCGGTCGGTGCCGGACCAGATCGCGCGGTGGGTGCCGGGGACGTACCAGTCGCTGGGCGCGGACGGGTTCGGCTTCGCGGACACCCGGGGTGCGGCGCGCCGGTTCTTCCACATCGACGCGCAGT
- a CDS encoding TerD family protein translates to MGFLDGLWRGRESEFDSGSAATNSIQLTKRHSQVSLTKQGAATGNLRVNLSWRMRTSDISGVQRESLLRHPFKALKPPEVVGHSQSMVNVDLDLGCLYELKDGTRGVVQPLGGFLGDVNAPPYVKLSGDDRFGSASGETLYVNLDHKDEIKRLLLFAYIYDQTPAFDRTHAVVTLYPSNGPRIEIGLDERHPQARSCAVVMIENVKDEILVRREVKFVYGFQGELDRLYGWGLQWGRGHKSKAER, encoded by the coding sequence ATGGGCTTCTTGGACGGGCTGTGGCGCGGCCGCGAGTCCGAGTTCGACTCGGGCAGTGCGGCGACCAACTCCATACAGCTGACCAAACGGCACAGTCAGGTATCCCTGACCAAGCAGGGCGCGGCGACCGGCAATCTCCGTGTCAACCTCTCCTGGCGGATGCGGACCTCCGACATCTCGGGCGTCCAGCGGGAGAGCCTGCTGCGGCACCCCTTCAAGGCGCTCAAGCCCCCCGAGGTCGTCGGCCACAGCCAGAGCATGGTCAACGTCGACCTCGACCTCGGCTGCCTCTACGAACTCAAGGACGGCACCCGCGGGGTGGTCCAGCCGCTCGGCGGCTTCCTGGGCGACGTCAACGCCCCGCCGTACGTCAAGCTCAGCGGCGACGACCGCTTCGGCTCGGCCTCCGGCGAGACGCTCTACGTCAACCTCGACCACAAGGACGAGATCAAGCGCCTGCTGCTCTTCGCCTACATCTACGACCAGACCCCGGCCTTCGACCGGACGCACGCCGTCGTCACGCTCTACCCGAGCAACGGGCCCCGCATCGAGATCGGCCTCGACGAGCGGCATCCGCAGGCCCGGTCCTGTGCCGTGGTGATGATCGAGAACGTCAAGGACGAGATCCTCGTCCGCCGCGAGGTGAAGTTCGTCTACGGCTTCCAGGGCGAGCTGGACCGGCTGTACGGCTGGGGCCTGCAATGGGGCCGGGGGCACAAGAGCAAGGCGGAGCGCTGA
- a CDS encoding DUF475 domain-containing protein has product MLLKTFGWSFAVTALGLVAAVFYGGWTAFGIVAILSIMEISLSFDNAVVNAGILKKMNAFWQKIFLTIGILIAVFGMRLVFPVVIVAISASLGPIEAVDLALTDKDRYQELVTDAHPSIAAFGGMFLLMIFLDFIFEDRDIKWLAWLERPLAKLGKVDMLSVCIALVVLLVSAITFGAHAHQHGGAHADKAETVLLAGIAGLITYMIVGGLSGYFEDKLEEEEEREHEEEEEAARTGKPKSAVRLAGKAAFFMFLYLEVLDASFSFDGVIGAFAITNDIVLMALGLGIGAMYVRSLTVYLVRQGTLDDYVYLEHGAHYAIGALAVILLVTIQYEIHEIITGLVGVALIGWSFFSSVRRNRALAAAGGDGDQEKAEVSSGV; this is encoded by the coding sequence GTGCTTCTGAAAACCTTCGGCTGGTCGTTCGCGGTCACCGCGCTCGGCCTGGTCGCGGCGGTCTTCTACGGGGGGTGGACCGCCTTCGGCATCGTGGCGATCCTCTCCATCATGGAGATCTCGCTGTCCTTCGACAACGCGGTGGTCAACGCCGGGATCCTGAAGAAGATGAATGCCTTCTGGCAGAAGATCTTCCTCACCATCGGCATCCTCATCGCCGTGTTCGGCATGCGCCTGGTCTTCCCGGTCGTGATCGTGGCGATCAGCGCGTCGCTCGGACCGATCGAGGCGGTCGACCTCGCGCTCACCGACAAGGACCGCTATCAGGAGCTGGTGACGGACGCCCATCCGTCGATCGCCGCCTTCGGTGGCATGTTCCTTCTGATGATCTTCCTCGACTTCATCTTCGAGGACCGGGACATCAAGTGGCTGGCCTGGCTGGAGCGTCCGCTGGCCAAGCTCGGCAAGGTCGACATGCTGTCGGTCTGCATCGCCCTGGTCGTGCTGCTCGTCTCCGCGATCACCTTCGGCGCCCACGCCCACCAGCACGGCGGCGCCCATGCCGACAAGGCGGAGACGGTCCTGCTCGCGGGCATCGCGGGCCTGATCACCTACATGATCGTCGGTGGTCTCTCCGGCTACTTCGAGGACAAACTCGAAGAGGAGGAGGAACGGGAGCACGAGGAGGAAGAGGAAGCCGCGCGCACCGGCAAGCCCAAGTCGGCCGTCAGGCTGGCGGGCAAGGCGGCGTTCTTCATGTTCCTCTACCTGGAGGTCCTGGACGCCTCCTTCTCCTTCGACGGCGTCATCGGCGCCTTCGCCATCACCAACGACATCGTCCTGATGGCCCTCGGCCTGGGCATCGGCGCCATGTACGTCCGGTCGCTCACGGTCTACCTGGTCCGCCAGGGCACCCTTGACGACTACGTCTACCTGGAGCACGGCGCCCACTACGCCATCGGCGCCCTCGCCGTGATCCTGCTGGTCACCATCCAGTACGAGATCCACGAGATCATCACCGGCCTCGTCGGTGTCGCCCTGATCGGCTGGTCCTTCTTCTCCTCGGTGCGCCGCAACCGCGCACTGGCGGCGGCCGGAGGAGACGGCGACCAGGAGAAGGCGGAGGTCTCCTCCGGGGTGTGA
- a CDS encoding calcium homeostasis/redox stress adaptation protein, producing MGVSLSKGGNVSLTKEAPGLTAVIVGLGWDIRTTTGTDFDLDASALLLNSGGKVASDAHFIFFNNLKSPDGSVEHTGDNITGEGEGDDEQIKINLATVPADIEKIVFPVSIYDAENRQQSFGQVRNAFIRVVNQAGEAEIARYDLSEDASTETAMVFGELYRHGAEWKFRAIGQGYASGLRGIAQDFGVNV from the coding sequence GTGGGAGTCAGCCTCAGCAAGGGCGGCAACGTTTCGCTGACCAAGGAGGCCCCCGGCCTGACCGCGGTCATCGTCGGTCTGGGGTGGGACATCCGCACCACGACCGGCACCGACTTCGACCTCGACGCCAGCGCACTGCTGCTGAACAGCGGCGGCAAGGTCGCCAGCGACGCGCACTTCATCTTCTTCAACAACCTGAAGAGCCCGGACGGATCGGTCGAGCACACCGGCGACAACATCACCGGTGAGGGCGAGGGCGACGACGAGCAGATCAAGATCAACCTCGCCACGGTCCCCGCCGACATCGAGAAGATCGTCTTCCCGGTCTCGATCTACGACGCCGAGAACCGCCAGCAGTCCTTCGGCCAGGTGCGCAACGCGTTCATCCGCGTCGTCAACCAGGCCGGCGAGGCCGAGATCGCCCGCTACGACCTGAGCGAGGACGCCTCCACCGAGACCGCCATGGTCTTCGGCGAGCTGTACCGCCACGGCGCGGAGTGGAAGTTCCGCGCCATCGGCCAGGGCTACGCCTCGGGCCTGCGCGGCATCGCCCAGGACTTCGGCGTCAACGTCTGA
- a CDS encoding DUF3052 domain-containing protein — translation MSATADHAEERTNPAARLGFQPGQVVQEIGYDDDVDQELREAIEGAVEGELVDEDYEDVADAVVLWFRDDDGDLTDALVDATTYIEEGGSILLLTPKTGRDGYVEASDISEASTTAGLTASKSVSVGKDWSGSRLATPKAAKSKR, via the coding sequence GTGAGCGCGACCGCGGACCACGCGGAGGAGCGGACGAACCCTGCCGCCAGGCTGGGTTTCCAGCCCGGGCAGGTGGTCCAGGAGATCGGCTACGACGACGACGTCGACCAGGAGCTCCGCGAGGCCATTGAGGGCGCCGTCGAGGGCGAGCTGGTGGACGAGGACTACGAGGACGTGGCCGATGCCGTCGTGCTGTGGTTCCGTGACGACGACGGCGACCTGACGGATGCGCTGGTGGATGCCACCACGTACATCGAAGAGGGCGGGTCGATCCTCCTTCTCACGCCGAAGACCGGCCGTGACGGTTACGTCGAGGCCAGTGACATCTCGGAGGCCTCGACGACCGCCGGACTGACGGCGTCCAAGAGCGTCAGCGTCGGCAAGGACTGGAGCGGCAGCCGGCTGGCGACGCCCAAGGCCGCCAAGTCCAAGCGGTAG